TTTTTATAGTCCCATAATAAATTacagaagcatatctctatataaGGGTGACAATTCACCTTGTTGTTCACGAGCTAGTTTGTGTTTAACTCGAAATGAGCACGAGATCGAATCGCTTATTTAGTAAATAAGTCGAACACGAACTGAATTTtttcgctcgtttaataaacgagccgaatatgagCTGGAGTCAGCTCACTCGTTCTGTTCGATAActgctcgaatacatatattttatatttgtataatttatatattatatatataaataattatatatatatatatatataacatacagatttttattagtttatttttagcctaacctaaatataaagccaatcttaattataaaaagatatatatatatatatatatatatatatatatatatatatatatatatagagtgaggttgGTATATttttggaagtacggagccctccttacttccaagttgttttcaatgttagGACTTTCGAACAAACGATCGACCCTATTAAACataatctaaagtatttaaaatagctagaaaataaattttgtaatttttttatatcatttgtctagtgatcaaagcgctgaaaataaaatttttacaaaactaAAGAGTTTttaggagttgagctagaatatttccaaaagcaccaaagaggtggtgcttttgagtttttagcctttggatgaagaaatgtagggctgggatgatggtggtaggtggtggtaggtgaaatagtgtttgatccaagaaatattagtaattaagaagtagatccaagggctagaaacttagaagcaccaagaaggtagtgcttctaaaagtattttaaCTCAATTCGAGTTTTTAGATATAATAATAAGATTTAGTAGACACATGTAAATATTTTGTTCAGCATACCTTTTTGATTTGCTGAGATTTGAAGTTATTATATTTGGTCTTCGAGTCAGTTTCCTGAATAATATTAATCTTAATGGATGTCAAGACATTTTAAATAATGACAAACTATActctcaaaataaaagatatctTATTTCGACATCCAAACAAGTCACGAGGGAGAGGAATTGTGAAGCATGATGCATGGTCCTAACACCTACTAAACCCTCGCTCTTCCCGGAACCCCCtgtgatttcgtagtttctcactttgccccctgtggtttaaaatgtatcaaattgcttccctatggtttcgtttttatcttttcggtacctttttcgttaatattttattaaattatatacaaaaaacttcagataccatctagatttatcaaatattcactttagtaccctttaattttaactttatcactgattgaagaaaaaaaaataatgaaattgataagaaaaagagaaaaaaaaaatcacagggaaacaaattaatatattttaaaccagaggggggcaaagtgagaaactacgaaaccacacaggaatttttgaagttttcccaaaaatttatctaatccaatccaaatccaatccaatccaattcgACGCGCCAATACAGTCCAAGCATGCACATTGAATCAACCAGTTGACCAGCCCCAGTTCTCGAAGAATAATTCATAGAAGCATCAACAAGAAAAAGTCTCCTATGTCTTTTTCTACAAGGATTAGTTTGCATGGAAGTGCGCGTTCTTGAGGTCAACGCAGTTgttatttgtattattatttcattaaaaagaataaaatataataaacggATCATACAGTTTCTAACTATTTGTATaacttaatattattaaatctaGAAAAAATGATGTGCTACGTAAACGGTTTTCCAACCCATCGAATCaaatttctttcaaatttttaatgtagAATATAATATGGTAGTTGATTTCCAGGCTCCAGAAAATTTAAGAtcttattttgaatttgaaaatcgAATATTGTATccgattaaaaatatttgatcgcACTCCTTATCAATCAAAAGtacaaattttttgaataaactaAAATGTTGTACCGAATCCAAACAGGATCTAAAGATGCTATCCGATAATAAAAGTGAATGAAGTTTGATAAAATAActtgatcaaaataaaatttaaaattaagtgagttttcaaaataaaacattgTGATAAATTTTATGAccaattaatcatatataataaaagatttatCTCTTCCAAAaggtttatattttaatttattgtaaaaagTTGTTGGATAAGATAAGAATTAATCTCCTACTATTGTGCGGGGTGagttatttctctttctttcttttttttaatcaagtgaattattttctctctttccataTGTGGAAGCATTACAAACACAGGCacacaaataatattaatatattaaataaatgtagcctatttataaataaatatagaaaaattaattcAGAAATATACTAGCTAGATCAAAGCCCACATGGTATGTTGGCCAATGAgacacaaaaatttattttatatatatatatatatatatagtataaaataaatGTGGAAAGGaataatgttaatatatatcaatttgaAGCCATGTATGGAGATAATTATATGTTGAGAATTTCTTTTTATAGTTGAAATGAAGTTTCTTGGAAAGTGTTTGGTTTcttaaaaagaatattaaaaaaattatttttgggtaaaaaaagaaaatttttcgtaaaaaaaatccttttataATCTTCTGCATGCCTATTTGTTTTTGAGGAaacatttttcataaaaatttgttttcaaaatatttttcacgcTTTTAGggaaaatcaaacaaatcttTATCTGATGGAGAAATCGCACTAATTCAaagatttctaaatattttttagaaccAAACATGACTTGAACCAATTCAAAATACGTGGCGAATGTACCGGGTTCAAAAAACCAAGCTAGTGAACTAACACGTAAcaacttagtttatttttaaatgaaataaacgaaacgggtagcgtgctacctatctctcaaaaaaaaaaagaaaaaaaacaagtaacaacttaaaaagtaaattaCCTATTTTAATAATCGAAGCAAGtctcaatttttatccaataTGATAACTATTATTTATAAACTTGATGACCAAGCTAATCCAAAAAAGGATTAAATTTTAAGTAGAGATATTTGATCTAATCCCTACtaacaaaataataacaataataataataatgacaaataaatatctaatttgTTTTGTTCCTTTTTTAATTCCTTGATGCAGAAACCCTAGTCCTCCTCGAAGGTTTTTTTTATCCATCTTTTGCTTCTTCCCTAATAAGGTAAATACAATTTTACCTTTCGAAAATTTCGCCATTAATTACCACCTACTCTttctttgtaaaaaaaaaaaaagaaaaaagaaaagaaaagaaaagtatgtattttaaatttctataaaagGTGAGTTGGATCGGATAAGAGTTATCTCCTATTCACAGTATTTAAGCTTcagataaatttaaatagtaaaaatatataaaatttatcagaaATATAGACTATTCAGATttgactatccaatctttcaaaattttaattttggtattcattcttttaatttatttgattcaaataatttgattactcttcatatataaaatttaatctaattgattatttttaataaatttatagttgcgtgaattacataaaaatataaaatatattaatcaaacccgtaaaaataaataatccgttcaaaatttaaagttaaagcaTCTCTAATTTGTTCAAATCGCGTAAATCAAAAGATtagacaaaaaattaaaatgtttaaagattagatagttgACTCAAAACGGCCAATACGTGGGGTAATTAAGTTTTACCCATTCTTACCAATTTCAagcaaaatataaacaataaaaattattactatGGTCAAAAAAACGCGTTTCTTGTTATTTTGAgggaaaaaacaaacaaaccaaTTCTAGTCCAATGCTGTGGGCCTGTAGCTCGTgcttttattaattattctttccCTATCACAATTCCATCGCAGTAACTCTCCAATTAATATTCCTATATTTTACTtctactactattattattattattattcattaaaattcgaactctctttctctctctctctctccctatatatatatatatatatatatatttgtagcCTACACCTTTGAAACCCTTCTCTATTAATATTGTTGAACGCATTGTTCTTGGTCGATACTGCAGACTACACCgcatattacatatatagtgcgagagagaaagaagaaaaaaaaaacaccgagAAAATCACGAAAAATCGAGATCATCATGGGGTTGTTCAAGGTGGCGGGGGCGTCGGAGTACCTGGCGATCACCGGATACCGAATCGACGACATCAAGCTCGCGAAGAAGGCGTGGCTCCTCCCGGGGCAGTCGTGCACGCGGTTCGACATCTCGCCGGTGAACTACACCTTCGAGGTGCAGGCGATGAGCGCCGAGAAGCTGCCCTTCATCCTCCCCGCCGTGTTCACGATCGGCCCCCGCGCCGACGACGAGGAGAGCCTGCTCAAGTACGCGAAGCTGATTTCGCCGCACGACAAGCTGTCGAACCACGTGAAGGAGCTGGTGCAGGGCGTCATCGAGGGCGAGACGCGGGTGCTCGCCGCGTCGATGACCATGGAGGAGATCTTCAAGGGGACCAAGTCGTTCAAGGAGCAGGTGTTCGAGAAGGTTCAGCTCGAGCTCAACCAGTTTGGGCTGATCATCTACAATGcgaatgtgaagcaactagtcGACGTCCGGGGCCACGAGTACTTCTCGTACCTGGGGCAGAAGACGCAGCAGGAGGCGGCGAACCAGGCGAAGGTGGACGTGGCGGAGGCGAGGATGAAGGGGGAGGTGGGGGCCAAGGAGAGGGAGGGGCAGACCAAGCAGAACGCATCCAAGGTCGACGCCGAGACGAGGATCTACACGACGCAGAGGGACGGGGAGGGGAAGAAGGAGGCGGTGCGGGTCGCGACGGACGTGAAGATATACGAGAACAAGCGggaggcggaggtggcggaggcGAACGCGGAGCTGGCCATGATGAAGGCCGGGTGGGAGCGGCAGGCCAAGGTGGCGGAGGTCGAGGCCGCCAAGGCCGTCGCCATCCGCGAGGCCGAGCTGCAGATGGAGGTCGAGCAGAAGAACGCGTCGCGGCAGACCGAGAAGCTCAAGGCCGAGAACCTCAGCAAGGCCATCGTAGACTACGAGATGAAGGTACCAATTACTATTTCAACACATATTTCAACACATATGCGCCTgcaaacatatatacatatacatataacagGTGCAAGAAGCGAACTGGGAGCTGTACAAGAAGcagaaggcggcggaggcgatgTTATACGAGCAGGAGAAGGCGGCGGAGGGGCGCAGAGCTACGGCGGAGGCCGCATTCTACGGCCGGCagaaggaggcggaggcggagctcTACGCAAAGACCAGAGAAGCCGAGGGGCTGGTAGCGTTGGCGAAGGCGCAGAGCACGTACGTGTCTTCGCTGCTCGGCGCGCTCGGCGGGAACTACAACGCCCTGAGAGACTACCTGATGATCACCAACGGAATGTACAGGGACATCGCGAAGATCAACGCCGAGGGGATCCGGGGGCTGCAGCCGAAGCTGAGCGTCTGGACTAACGGtagcggcggcgagggcgagggcggccTCGACGGAGGGGCGATGAAGGAAGTGGCGGGGGTCTACAGGATGCTGCCGCCGCTgctgaagacggtgaacgagcAGACCGGGATGCTGCCGCCGCCGTGGATGGGATCGCTCGAAAACCACTCGGATTAATaagtgataataataatatatgaagcTTAATTTAGTTGTTATTCTTAGTATTATTAAGCATAAAAGTAGTGTGTTTAGTTAATTAGTTTGTGATTAATATTAAGCATAAAAGTAGTGTGTTTAATTAGTTTGTGATTAAggcttttgtttttatttatatgttgGGATGTTTTATGATTAAGTATGCTTTGTGGGA
This genomic interval from Ananas comosus cultivar F153 linkage group 8, ASM154086v1, whole genome shotgun sequence contains the following:
- the LOC109714388 gene encoding flotillin-like protein 1, translated to MGLFKVAGASEYLAITGYRIDDIKLAKKAWLLPGQSCTRFDISPVNYTFEVQAMSAEKLPFILPAVFTIGPRADDEESLLKYAKLISPHDKLSNHVKELVQGVIEGETRVLAASMTMEEIFKGTKSFKEQVFEKVQLELNQFGLIIYNANVKQLVDVRGHEYFSYLGQKTQQEAANQAKVDVAEARMKGEVGAKEREGQTKQNASKVDAETRIYTTQRDGEGKKEAVRVATDVKIYENKREAEVAEANAELAMMKAGWERQAKVAEVEAAKAVAIREAELQMEVEQKNASRQTEKLKAENLSKAIVDYEMKVQEANWELYKKQKAAEAMLYEQEKAAEGRRATAEAAFYGRQKEAEAELYAKTREAEGLVALAKAQSTYVSSLLGALGGNYNALRDYLMITNGMYRDIAKINAEGIRGLQPKLSVWTNGSGGEGEGGLDGGAMKEVAGVYRMLPPLLKTVNEQTGMLPPPWMGSLENHSD